From Euwallacea similis isolate ESF13 chromosome 11, ESF131.1, whole genome shotgun sequence, the proteins below share one genomic window:
- the LOC136412271 gene encoding ATP-binding cassette sub-family C member 4-like isoform X1, producing the protein MDFTEEHVNPNPRDKSTPLGLLFFTYTYGMFKRGYSKTLEEQDLYNPIKSDRSMLLGDRLERVWNKLYEDAKLKNKKPSLIWGIFKTFWPEYTILGITIVLMQACSLIQPLMLGNLLAYFRSDSTMTREDALIYAGAISLCAFFTTLLTNQYIMSAFHYGMKIRAAACALIYRKSLRLSKTALGDVAAGKIVNLLSNDVSRFDLVTILVHHMWVSPLVTLIIMYLIWIDVGMAGIYGILIIFIVVAIQGYTGKLSAIYRKATALKTDERVRLMDEILSGIQVIKMYAWEKPFAKLIRFARKAELKIITKSSYVRGLYMAFNLFTTRLALFATLLTIAFMEQSITAPKVFVIMSYLNIVCQIMSQMFVRGISEIAELIVAIKRLEEFMLNEEYVPHGLNFNGQLATKHSVLLEDLTVKWNAKLSDNALENISMNINRGDLIGIIGPVGSGKSSLLQTILGELELVSGKIQVNGRVSYASQESWVFAATVRQNILFGSLYDKKRYHDVVRACALEKDFEQFSNGDLTIVGDRGASLSGGQKARINLARAIYRDADIYLLDDPLSAVDVHVAKHLYDLCINGYLHNKTRILVTHQVHFLKDADNIIILNNGRIENEGTFSKLSESENLYAKLLTSETEMPEEEKLKSIEIAKKDRKMSVKSIKSLVSAMSELSIPEALLVDQDEDREDEEEKREIKMKDLQEESSKGKVKGNLLWKYATSGGNIFFVLIVFLLYLLAQGTAMSVDYFVSFWVKIEDYKSSTQLPIHLQEALNSSNSSDFVEAVRAAPFPFKAVEWERNLFLDIYGSLIVSLFALALLRSMLFYKLAMISSQKLHDSIFYSVINTTMRFFDTNPGGRILNRFSKDIGSVDELLPKAILDASQLILMALGSIILITVVNPIFLGVVAVMGAISMGFRHIYLKTSKNIKRLEGVMRSPVFTHLSATLTGLTTIRAFGAENILRDEFDKYQDGHTSAWFMFIAASSAFGLIMDMLCFTFISLVTFSFLIFSDGLGISGSDVGLAITQATSLTMMVQWGLRQSAEVANQLMSVERVLEYKQLPPEKQPDKPIQPPKEWPQSGVINFENVGLRYDSEGALVLKQLSFKIEPNEKVGIVGRTGAGKSSLISALFRLAHVEGNIKIDEVDAKDVQLEQLRSKISIIPQDPVLFSGTLRYNLDPFDEYNDDMLYKAIEDVELNDPANIINRLENRVMDRGANYSVGQRQLICLARAIIRKNKILMLDEATANVDPQTDALIQKTIRKKFSNCTVLTVAHRLNTIMDSDKVLVMDSGTMVEFDHPYNLLKNPNSVFYNMVEEGGRAMAEQLRKMAKESFQKQHSLPE; encoded by the exons atacaCCTATGGAATGTTCAAGAGAGGATACTCAAAGACTTTGGAAGAACAAGATCTCTACAACCCCATTAAAAGCGATAGGAGCATGCTTTTAGGAGATAGATTAGAAAG AGTTTGGAATAAGTTATACGAAGATGCAaagttgaaaaacaaaaagccCAGTCTCATATGGGGTATCTTCAAGACGTTTTGGCCTGAGTACACCATCTTGGGAATCACTATCGTTCTGATGCAGGCCTGCAGTTTGATCCAACCTTTGATGTTAGGAAACCTCCTCGCTTATTTCAGATCAGATTCTACTATGACTAGAGAAGATGCCTTGATATACGCCGGTGCAATTTCGTTATGTGCCTTTTTTACAACCTTGCTCACCAATCAGTACATCATGAGCGCGTTTCATTATGGAATGAAAATCAGGGCAGCAGCCTGTGCCTTGATATATCGAAAG tCGTTAAGACTCAGCAAAACAGCTTTAGGAGACGTTGCTGCAGGGAAGATCGTCAATTTGCTTTCCAATGACGTGAGCAGGTTCGACTTGGTTACTATTTTGGTCCATCATATGTGGGTTTCTCCTCTCGTTACCCTAATTATCATGTATCTCATATGGATCGACGTGGGAATGGCGGGCATTTATGGCATCCTCATAATCTTCATTGTTGTTGCCATCCAAGGTTACACCGGTAAACTTTCTGCGATCTATCGAAAGGCCACAGCTTTGAAAACTGATGAAAGAGTCAGATTGATGGATGAGATTCTTTCGGGGATTCAAGTGATTAAAATGTACGCCTGGGAGAAACCGTTCGCCAAACTGATCAGGTTCGCCAGGAAAGCGGAGCTGAAAATCATTACCAAGTCTTCTTACGTCAGAGGCTTGTATATGGCTTTCAACTTATTCACCACCAGACTGGCCCTGTTTGCAACTCTCCTTACCATCGCCTTTATGGAACAATCTATCACAGCTCCAAAG GTATTTGTAATTATGTCTTATTTGAACATTGTGTGCCAGATAATGTCTCAAATGTTCGTTCGCGGAATCTCTGAAATAGCCGAATTGATCGTCGCCATTAAACGTCTGGAAGAGTTCATGCTTAATGAAGAATATGTACCTCATGGTCTAAACTTTAACGGACAGCTGGCCACCAAGCACTCAGTCCTGTTGGAAGATTTGACGGTGAAGTGGAACGCCAAGTTGTCCGATAACGCTTTGGAGAATATTTCCATGAATATCAACAGGGGGGATTTGATTGGCATTATTGGGCCTGTGGGCAGCGGCAAAAGCTCCTTGTTGCAGACCATTCTAG GTGAATTGGAGCTGGTCAGTGGTAAAATCCAGGTCAATGGAAGGGTTTCTTATGCCTCTCAGGAGTCCTGGGTATTCGCTGCCACAGTCCGGCAAAATATTCTCTTTGGTTCGCTCTATGATAAAAAGAGGTATCATGACGTGGTGAGGGCTTGTGCTTTGGAAAAGGACTTTGAGCAGTTTTCCAATGGAGATTTAACTATCGTAGGAGATAGAG gagCATCATTATCCGGAGGTCAAAAGGCACGAATTAACCTTGCAAGGGCCATCTACAGGGATGCAGATATTTATCTTTTAGACGATCCGTTATCTGCCGTCGATGTTCACGTGGCTAAACATCTGTACGATCTCTGTATCAATGGGTATTTGCACAACAAAACTCGTATTTTGGTCACCCATCAAGTGCATTTCTTGAAAGACGCTGATAATATTATCATACTCAACAAT GGCCGTATTGAAAATGAAGGGACATTCAGTAAGTTATCGGAAAGTGAAAATCTCTACGCAAAGCTTTTGACCTCTGAAACGGAAATGCCAGAAgaagagaaattaaaatccATAGAAATCGCTAAAAAGGATAGAAAAATGTCGGTGAAGAGTATTAAATCTCTGGTAAGTGCCATGAGTGAGCTGAGTATACCCGAGGCCCTTTTAGTAGACCAGGATGAAGACAGAGAGGAT GAGGAGGAGAAACGTGAGATTAAAATGAAGGACCTGCAAGAGGAGTCGTCAAAAGGCAAAGTAAAGGGAAACCTCCTCTGGAAGTATGCCACCTCGGGTGGAAACATCTTCTTCGTCCTCATCGTATTCCTCCTCTACTTGTTGGCTCAAGGAACCGCCATGAGCGTAGACTACTTTGTCAGCTTCTGGGTAAAAATCGAGGACTATAAAAGCTCCACTCAGTTACCGATTCATCTACAAGAAGCCCTCAACAGCTCTAACTCTAGCGACTTCGTAGAAGCGGTCAGAGCAGCCCCGTTCCCCTTTAAAGCAGTAGAGTGGGAGAGAAATCTGTTTTTGGATATCTACGGAAGTTTGATAGTAAGCTTGTTTGCTTTAGCACTGCTAAGGTCGATGCTGTTCTACAAACTGGCCATGATTAGCTCGCAGAAGCTACACGATAGCATATTCTATAGCGTCATCAATACTACCATGAGATTCTTTGACACCAATCCTGGTGGGCGTATATTGAACAGGTTTTCTAAGGATATTGGGTCTGTAGATGAGCTGCTGCCTAAAGCGATTTTAGATGCATCtcag ctCATTCTCATGGCATTAGGTTCAATAATCTTGATCACAGTAGTGAACCCAATCTTTTTGGGAGTGGTGGCAGTAATGGGTGCCATATCCATGGGATTTAGGCATATCTACTTGAAAACTTCCAAAAACATCAAACGTCTAGAAGGAGTCA TGCGCAGTCCTGTTTTTACTCACTTAAGCGCCACCCTTACTGGCTTGACCACTATCAGAGCATTTGGGGCCGAAAATATTCTGCGAGACGAGTTCGACAAGTATCAAGATGGCCATACAAGTGCCTGGTTCATGTTCATCGCTGCCAGCTCCGCTTTCGGCCTCATCATGGACATGCTCTGCTTCACCTTCATTTCCCTGGTCACCTTTAGTTTCCTAATATTCAGCGATG GTTTAGGAATTAGTGGTAGTGACGTGGGTCTGGCCATCACCCAAGCAACTTCTCTCACCATGATGGTGCAATGGGGACTTCGCCAATCAGCCGAAGTGGCCAATCAGCTAATGTCAGTTGAAAGGGTGTTGGAGTACAAACAATTGCCCCCGGAAAAGCAACCGGATAAGCCTATTCAACCCCCCAAAGAATGGCCTCAGAGTGGGGTGATCAACTTTGAAAACGTGGGCTTACGCTATGATAGTGAAGGAGCCTTAGTGCTGAAGCAATTGAGTTTCAAGATCGAGCCTAATGAGAAAGTGGGCATTGTAGGTCGAACTGGGGCGGGAAAATCTTCCCTTATTTCGGCGCTATTTCGGCTCGCCCACGTGGAGGGAAACATCAAAATCGATGAAGTGGACGCTAAAGATGTACAGTTGGAGCAGTTGCGCTCCAAGATCTCCATTATTCCTCAAGATCCGGTATTGTTTTCAGGGACTTTACGTTACAATTTAGACCCTTTTGATGAATATAATGATGATATGTTGTACAAAGCCATTGAAGATGTGGAACTGAACGATCCTGCCAATATAATCAATCGATTAGAGAATCGAGTGATGGATAGAGGGGCCAATTATAGTGTCGGACAGCGACAACTCATTTGCCTTGCCAGAGCTATTATAAGAAAGAATAAGATCCTCATGTTGGATGAAGCTACTGCTAACGTTGATCCTCA gACTGACGCCCTCATTCAAAAAACCATCAGAAAGAAGTTTTCTAACTGTACAGTGCTCACAGTGGCTCATCGTCTTAACACCATCATGGACTCTGATAAAGTCCTGGTGATGGATTCCGGTACCATGGTGGAATTCGACCATCCCTACAATCTCCTCAAGAATCCTAACAGTGTCTTTTACAATATGGTCGAAGAGGGCGGCAGGGCCATGGCGGAACAGCTCAGGAAAATGGCCAAAGAGAGCTTTCAGAAACAGCATAGTTTGCCCGAATAA
- the LOC136412271 gene encoding ATP-binding cassette sub-family C member 4-like isoform X2, with amino-acid sequence MDFTEEHVNPNPRDKSTPLGLLFFTYTYGMFKRGYSKTLEEQDLYNPIKSDRSMLLGDRLERVWNKLYEDAKLKNKKPSLIWGIFKTFWPEYTILGITIVLMQACSLIQPLMLGNLLAYFRSDSTMTREDALIYAGAISLCAFFTTLLTNQYIMSAFHYGMKIRAAACALIYRKSLRLSKTALGDVAAGKIVNLLSNDVSRFDLVTILVHHMWVSPLVTLIIMYLIWIDVGMAGIYGILIIFIVVAIQGYTGKLSAIYRKATALKTDERVRLMDEILSGIQVIKMYAWEKPFAKLIRFARKAELKIITKSSYVRGLYMAFNLFTTRLALFATLLTIAFMEQSITAPKVFVIMSYLNIVCQIMSQMFVRGISEIAELIVAIKRLEEFMLNEEYVPHGLNFNGQLATKHSVLLEDLTVKWNAKLSDNALENISMNINRGDLIGIIGPVGSGKSSLLQTILGELELVSGKIQVNGRVSYASQESWVFAATVRQNILFGSLYDKKRYHDVVRACALEKDFEQFSNGDLTIVGDRGASLSGGQKARINLARAIYRDADIYLLDDPLSAVDVHVAKHLYDLCINGYLHNKTRILVTHQVHFLKDADNIIILNNGRIENEGTFSKLSESENLYAKLLTSETEMPEEEKLKSIEIAKKDRKMSVKSIKSLVSAMSELSIPEALLVDQDEDREDEEEKREIKMKDLQEESSKGKVKGNLLWKYATSGGNIFFVLIVFLLYLLAQGTAMSVDYFVSFWVKIEDYKSSTQLPIHLQEALNSSNSSDFVEAVRAAPFPFKAVEWERNLFLDIYGSLIVSLFALALLRSMLFYKLAMISSQKLHDSIFYSVINTTMRFFDTNPGGRILNRFSKDIGSVDELLPKAILDASQLILMALGSIILITVVNPIFLGVVAVMGAISMGFRHIYLKTSKNIKRLEGVMRSPVFTHLSATLTGLTTIRAFGAENILRDEFDKYQDGHTSAWFMFIAASSAFGLIMDMLCFTFISLVTFSFLIFSDGNGSDVGLAITQATSLTMMVQWGLRQSAEVANQLMSVERVLEYKQLPPEKQPDKPIQPPKEWPQSGVINFENVGLRYDSEGALVLKQLSFKIEPNEKVGIVGRTGAGKSSLISALFRLAHVEGNIKIDEVDAKDVQLEQLRSKISIIPQDPVLFSGTLRYNLDPFDEYNDDMLYKAIEDVELNDPANIINRLENRVMDRGANYSVGQRQLICLARAIIRKNKILMLDEATANVDPQTDALIQKTIRKKFSNCTVLTVAHRLNTIMDSDKVLVMDSGTMVEFDHPYNLLKNPNSVFYNMVEEGGRAMAEQLRKMAKESFQKQHSLPE; translated from the exons atacaCCTATGGAATGTTCAAGAGAGGATACTCAAAGACTTTGGAAGAACAAGATCTCTACAACCCCATTAAAAGCGATAGGAGCATGCTTTTAGGAGATAGATTAGAAAG AGTTTGGAATAAGTTATACGAAGATGCAaagttgaaaaacaaaaagccCAGTCTCATATGGGGTATCTTCAAGACGTTTTGGCCTGAGTACACCATCTTGGGAATCACTATCGTTCTGATGCAGGCCTGCAGTTTGATCCAACCTTTGATGTTAGGAAACCTCCTCGCTTATTTCAGATCAGATTCTACTATGACTAGAGAAGATGCCTTGATATACGCCGGTGCAATTTCGTTATGTGCCTTTTTTACAACCTTGCTCACCAATCAGTACATCATGAGCGCGTTTCATTATGGAATGAAAATCAGGGCAGCAGCCTGTGCCTTGATATATCGAAAG tCGTTAAGACTCAGCAAAACAGCTTTAGGAGACGTTGCTGCAGGGAAGATCGTCAATTTGCTTTCCAATGACGTGAGCAGGTTCGACTTGGTTACTATTTTGGTCCATCATATGTGGGTTTCTCCTCTCGTTACCCTAATTATCATGTATCTCATATGGATCGACGTGGGAATGGCGGGCATTTATGGCATCCTCATAATCTTCATTGTTGTTGCCATCCAAGGTTACACCGGTAAACTTTCTGCGATCTATCGAAAGGCCACAGCTTTGAAAACTGATGAAAGAGTCAGATTGATGGATGAGATTCTTTCGGGGATTCAAGTGATTAAAATGTACGCCTGGGAGAAACCGTTCGCCAAACTGATCAGGTTCGCCAGGAAAGCGGAGCTGAAAATCATTACCAAGTCTTCTTACGTCAGAGGCTTGTATATGGCTTTCAACTTATTCACCACCAGACTGGCCCTGTTTGCAACTCTCCTTACCATCGCCTTTATGGAACAATCTATCACAGCTCCAAAG GTATTTGTAATTATGTCTTATTTGAACATTGTGTGCCAGATAATGTCTCAAATGTTCGTTCGCGGAATCTCTGAAATAGCCGAATTGATCGTCGCCATTAAACGTCTGGAAGAGTTCATGCTTAATGAAGAATATGTACCTCATGGTCTAAACTTTAACGGACAGCTGGCCACCAAGCACTCAGTCCTGTTGGAAGATTTGACGGTGAAGTGGAACGCCAAGTTGTCCGATAACGCTTTGGAGAATATTTCCATGAATATCAACAGGGGGGATTTGATTGGCATTATTGGGCCTGTGGGCAGCGGCAAAAGCTCCTTGTTGCAGACCATTCTAG GTGAATTGGAGCTGGTCAGTGGTAAAATCCAGGTCAATGGAAGGGTTTCTTATGCCTCTCAGGAGTCCTGGGTATTCGCTGCCACAGTCCGGCAAAATATTCTCTTTGGTTCGCTCTATGATAAAAAGAGGTATCATGACGTGGTGAGGGCTTGTGCTTTGGAAAAGGACTTTGAGCAGTTTTCCAATGGAGATTTAACTATCGTAGGAGATAGAG gagCATCATTATCCGGAGGTCAAAAGGCACGAATTAACCTTGCAAGGGCCATCTACAGGGATGCAGATATTTATCTTTTAGACGATCCGTTATCTGCCGTCGATGTTCACGTGGCTAAACATCTGTACGATCTCTGTATCAATGGGTATTTGCACAACAAAACTCGTATTTTGGTCACCCATCAAGTGCATTTCTTGAAAGACGCTGATAATATTATCATACTCAACAAT GGCCGTATTGAAAATGAAGGGACATTCAGTAAGTTATCGGAAAGTGAAAATCTCTACGCAAAGCTTTTGACCTCTGAAACGGAAATGCCAGAAgaagagaaattaaaatccATAGAAATCGCTAAAAAGGATAGAAAAATGTCGGTGAAGAGTATTAAATCTCTGGTAAGTGCCATGAGTGAGCTGAGTATACCCGAGGCCCTTTTAGTAGACCAGGATGAAGACAGAGAGGAT GAGGAGGAGAAACGTGAGATTAAAATGAAGGACCTGCAAGAGGAGTCGTCAAAAGGCAAAGTAAAGGGAAACCTCCTCTGGAAGTATGCCACCTCGGGTGGAAACATCTTCTTCGTCCTCATCGTATTCCTCCTCTACTTGTTGGCTCAAGGAACCGCCATGAGCGTAGACTACTTTGTCAGCTTCTGGGTAAAAATCGAGGACTATAAAAGCTCCACTCAGTTACCGATTCATCTACAAGAAGCCCTCAACAGCTCTAACTCTAGCGACTTCGTAGAAGCGGTCAGAGCAGCCCCGTTCCCCTTTAAAGCAGTAGAGTGGGAGAGAAATCTGTTTTTGGATATCTACGGAAGTTTGATAGTAAGCTTGTTTGCTTTAGCACTGCTAAGGTCGATGCTGTTCTACAAACTGGCCATGATTAGCTCGCAGAAGCTACACGATAGCATATTCTATAGCGTCATCAATACTACCATGAGATTCTTTGACACCAATCCTGGTGGGCGTATATTGAACAGGTTTTCTAAGGATATTGGGTCTGTAGATGAGCTGCTGCCTAAAGCGATTTTAGATGCATCtcag ctCATTCTCATGGCATTAGGTTCAATAATCTTGATCACAGTAGTGAACCCAATCTTTTTGGGAGTGGTGGCAGTAATGGGTGCCATATCCATGGGATTTAGGCATATCTACTTGAAAACTTCCAAAAACATCAAACGTCTAGAAGGAGTCA TGCGCAGTCCTGTTTTTACTCACTTAAGCGCCACCCTTACTGGCTTGACCACTATCAGAGCATTTGGGGCCGAAAATATTCTGCGAGACGAGTTCGACAAGTATCAAGATGGCCATACAAGTGCCTGGTTCATGTTCATCGCTGCCAGCTCCGCTTTCGGCCTCATCATGGACATGCTCTGCTTCACCTTCATTTCCCTGGTCACCTTTAGTTTCCTAATATTCAGCGATGGTAA TGGTAGTGACGTGGGTCTGGCCATCACCCAAGCAACTTCTCTCACCATGATGGTGCAATGGGGACTTCGCCAATCAGCCGAAGTGGCCAATCAGCTAATGTCAGTTGAAAGGGTGTTGGAGTACAAACAATTGCCCCCGGAAAAGCAACCGGATAAGCCTATTCAACCCCCCAAAGAATGGCCTCAGAGTGGGGTGATCAACTTTGAAAACGTGGGCTTACGCTATGATAGTGAAGGAGCCTTAGTGCTGAAGCAATTGAGTTTCAAGATCGAGCCTAATGAGAAAGTGGGCATTGTAGGTCGAACTGGGGCGGGAAAATCTTCCCTTATTTCGGCGCTATTTCGGCTCGCCCACGTGGAGGGAAACATCAAAATCGATGAAGTGGACGCTAAAGATGTACAGTTGGAGCAGTTGCGCTCCAAGATCTCCATTATTCCTCAAGATCCGGTATTGTTTTCAGGGACTTTACGTTACAATTTAGACCCTTTTGATGAATATAATGATGATATGTTGTACAAAGCCATTGAAGATGTGGAACTGAACGATCCTGCCAATATAATCAATCGATTAGAGAATCGAGTGATGGATAGAGGGGCCAATTATAGTGTCGGACAGCGACAACTCATTTGCCTTGCCAGAGCTATTATAAGAAAGAATAAGATCCTCATGTTGGATGAAGCTACTGCTAACGTTGATCCTCA gACTGACGCCCTCATTCAAAAAACCATCAGAAAGAAGTTTTCTAACTGTACAGTGCTCACAGTGGCTCATCGTCTTAACACCATCATGGACTCTGATAAAGTCCTGGTGATGGATTCCGGTACCATGGTGGAATTCGACCATCCCTACAATCTCCTCAAGAATCCTAACAGTGTCTTTTACAATATGGTCGAAGAGGGCGGCAGGGCCATGGCGGAACAGCTCAGGAAAATGGCCAAAGAGAGCTTTCAGAAACAGCATAGTTTGCCCGAATAA